A window of the Pungitius pungitius chromosome 3, fPunPun2.1, whole genome shotgun sequence genome harbors these coding sequences:
- the pglyrp5 gene encoding peptidoglycan recognition protein 5: MAQSGNIVSRQQWGAAAPKKKETLKGSAQRVVIHHTAQPACKDQKECMKRLVSIQRTHMTERGFDDIGYNFLVGGDGAVYEGRGWGVVGAHAKGNNHDSLGIAFIGNFKEDTPSREAMSSVKGLLETGARQGHLSPQYAVSGHRDVGQTECPGAKLQSQLPELRK; encoded by the exons ATGGCTCAATCAG GCAACATTGTTTCAAGGCAGCAGTGGGGAGCAGCTGCccctaaaaaaaaggagaccttGAAAGGCTCTGCCCAGAGAGTGGTCATCCACCACACCGCCCAGCCGGCATGTAAAGACCAGAAAGAGTGCATGAAGCGCCTCGTCAGCATTCAGAGAACCCACATGACGGAAAGAGGCTTCGATGACATCGGATATAA ttttcttGTCGGAGGCGACGGTGCAGTGTATGAGGGCCGCGGCTGGGGCGTGGTGGGGGCGCACGCCAAGGGCAACAATCATGACTCACTGGGGATTGCCTTTATTGGCAATTTCAAAG AGGACACGCCAAGCCGGGAGGCCATGTCCTCTGTGAAAGGCCTGCTGGAGACTGGGGCTCGTCAGGGCCATTTGAGCCCACAGTATGCCGTGTCGGGCCACAGAGACGTGGGACAGACCGAGTGTCCTGGAGCCAAACTGCAGAGCCAACTGCCTGAGCTGAGGAAGTAG